In Syngnathoides biaculeatus isolate LvHL_M chromosome 5, ASM1980259v1, whole genome shotgun sequence, the following are encoded in one genomic region:
- the znf628 gene encoding zinc finger protein 62 homolog, whose translation MANSVATLVVQAELLAAQSSASLSPFPSLLGSGEEGEDDRERGGLVEGNKAVLDNVEVVLDMEASSESTPQAEQSEHPFQCLDCGKSFRWSSRLTHHQRSHNNERPYRCNLCPKAFKGSSALLYHQRSHSGEKPYKCQDCGKAFKRSSLLQVHQSVHTGIRTFLCPYCPLTFKWSSHYQYHLRQHTGECPYPCDTCPKAFKNSSSLRRHKNVHLGLKPYTCTVCNKSFTQSTNLRQHMRIHTGERPYVCSECGRSFTHSSNLALHKNSHTNPGVGGKEGKNAEDAGRGRDLVEVVVVGSEEEATSMLTAMVGYVSQEGSDGVGMEEVFLSTSSSTQNPNLLPQLSLPPSRENKDASRAIGTEVHLSTDTGASLLLYSCGSCNHTFATRTELEEHQSIHMAPEEHASTGEVGPGAAEVEVADGLVGAGHLLAGFEEVVETTAATESGHTAEVLLGITDPTDGNNSSVGATQSQFDLLQSFSKVIQSSKTVQPEAPTTWVGLSCGNCNKSFKTSGGLNRHMSLMHSLSSQSRSQFSCSACDRSFPLLSSLLTHQHSHTPEQRLLAEAEAEIVCPPSLSLSLPLPSSPDKQQDGKREIHASVIAVCEEQEELPVKPAKNSKKGGGSKNITAGERPYRCSECGKAFKGSSGLKYHMRDHTGERPYRCTECGKSFKRSSLLSIHQRVHTGVRAFQCPHCALTFKWSSHYQYHLRQHTGERPYVCKECGKSFKNTSCLRRHSQMHSGLRPHVCTICSKSFSQTSNLKQHERTHSGERPFRCSHCNKCFTHSSNLQLHLRTHSPQKDFKCPYCSKEFVMHSYLQRHIRTHSSALPLPSPEGAGKDGVSVKASVGGVTTTTMLLNPITLESSGKNGSLIVSQPALNIPVNTSQNYFMIQTASGLQLIPLSAPTPPPAPPPPPPPPSQPQNFYLLQCPSTNGSQSSLILVPTANQPPAPLEPASVPVFQTLQGFNSQTHSQVTQFPAVSPQHQQTRIIIPNNNNNTNTSVASLPADSLLRRPILGKSNRTARGRRGRKPKTALQKSETASMDVTNCNTTSVTQPDGTITNSGSSPSCRAVMSICTLPPSNAPFQSLSSSNVVESTEDTLESTTASISTTPNTQTQLTDMNSAGTFPEKQFVLCFNNEGHAKEGVNVDEGGESYVLQFEERDASSEEAGGGGLGGQGKSLVLQFEANAQDGDNKGEGKGGMMSLLQEWGGEKGGESQSGEECGQGGSFVFHFHTEEQEGDQPQVGFSQEDDSSLPLSCTSAQSLVPLHGQRVLFEVGDDNKMEQGSEEGMQMIALIEREGGMMGEDGGSCSNAAGAGGIFQLEGGDEIVIIEVSTSNLIEDRVVDVDISQNNDVKFEGENEGVKEKSSKENCTDDAEVQTSEEHAIGNGHITKRCTTLTN comes from the exons ATGGCAAACTCGGTAGCCACTCTGGTGGTTCAAGCGGAACTCTTGGCTGCACAGTCCTCCGCCTCCCTCTCTCCTTTCCCATCCCTCCTCGGCTCAGGTGAGGAGGGCGAGGATGACAGAGAGAGGGGGGGACTGGTGGAGGGCAACAAGGCTGTGCTGGACAACGTAGAGGTTGTTCTGGACATGGAGGCGTCATCTGAGTCGACCCCGCAGGCAGAGCAGTCCGAACATCCCTTCCAATGTCTGGACTGCGGCAAGAGCTTCAGGTGGTCGTCCCGGCTCACGCACCACCAAAGAAGTCACAACAATGAAAGACCCTACCGCTGCAACCTTTGTCCCAAGGCCTTTAAGGGCTCATCTGCATTACTCTATCATCAAAG gtctcACTCAGGAGAGAAGCCTTACAAATGTCAGGATTGTGGTAAAGCCTTCAAGCGCTCCTCTCTTCTCCAg GTGCATCAGAGTGTCCACACTGGAATCAGAACCTTCTTGTGTCCATATTGCCCCCTGACATTTAAATGGAGTTCCCATTATCAGTATCACCTGCGCCAGCACACTGGCGAGTGCCCATACCCGTGCGATACTTGCCCCAAGGCCTTCAAGAACTCTAGTAGTCTACGGCGACACAAAAACGTCCATCTGGGTCTCAAACCTTACACCTGCACTGTGTGCAACAAATCCTTCACTCAGTCCACTAACTTAAGGCAACACATGAGGATACACACGGGCGAGAGACCCTACGTGTGCAGCGAGTGTGGACGGAGCTTCACTCACTCGTCCAACCTGGCGCTGCACAAGAACTCTCACACCAACCCAGGGGTGGGTGGGAAGGAGGGGAAGAATGCAGAGGATGCAGGGCGGGGGCGCGACCtggtggaggtggtggtggtgggctcGGAGGAAGAAGCCACATCTATGTTGACAGCCATGGTAGGGTATGTAAGCCAGGAAGGGAGTGACGGAGTGGGGATGGAAGAAGTCTTCCTGTCCACCTCGTCATCCACCCAGAATCCAAACCTGCTCCCCCAGCTCAGCCTCCCCCCCTCGAGGGAGAACAAGGATGCATCCCGGGCAATCGGGACGGAGGTCCACCTGAGCACGGACACCGGTGCTAGTCTTctgctttacagctgcggcaGCTGCAACCACACTTTCGCTACGCGGACTGAACTCGAGGAGCACCAGTCCATTCATATGGCTCCAGAGGAACATGCCTCCACTGGAGAAGTGGGACCAGGGGCTGCAGAGGTCGAGGTAGCGGATGGCTTGGTGGGGGCCGGCCACCTGCTTGCTGGCTTTGAAGAGGTGGTAGAGACGACCGCAGCAACTGAAAGTGGACATACGGCCGAGGTGCTCCTTGGAATTACGGATCCAACTGATGGAAACAATTCA AGCGTGGGCGCCACCCAGTCCCAGTTTGACCTTCTCCAGAGCTTCAGTAAGGTGATTCAGAGCTCCAAGACTGTCCAGCCAGAAGCTCCAACCACATGGGTGGGGCTGTCATGCGGCAACTGCAATAAGTCTTTCAAGACCAGTGGAGGCCTCAATCGACACATGTCCCTG ATGCACTCCCTCTCGTCCCAGTCCCGTTCCCAGTTCAGCTGCTCCGCCTGTGACCGCTCCTTCCCACTGCTGTCCTCGCTTCTCACCCACCAACACTCCCACACTCCCGAGCAACGTCTCCTGGCCGAGGCCGAAGCTGAGATAGTGTGCCCCCCTTCCCTCTCCTTGTCCCTCCCGCTTCCTTCCTCTCCTGACAAGCAGCAGGATGGCAAGCGGGAGATTCATGCCAGTGTCATAGCCGTGTGCGAGGAGCAGGAAGAACTGCCTGTCAAACCGGCTaaaaactccaaaaagggtggaggAAGCAAGAACATCACTGCTGGAG AGCGGCCGTATCGCTGTTCAGAGTGCGGAAAAGCCTTCAAAGGTTCATCGGGCCTCAAGTACCACATGAGGGATCATACTGGAGAGAGACCCTACCGCTGCACAGAGTGTGGAAAGAGCTTCAAGAGGTCCTCACTGCTCTCTATTCACCAGCGG GTGCACACAGGTGTGCGCGCATTCCAGTGTCCTCACTGTGCGCTCACGTTCAAGTGGAGCTCACATTATCAGTACCACCTGCGACAGCACACAGGCGAGAGGCCGTACGTGTGTAAAGAGTGTGGCAAGTCCTTCAAGAACACGAGCTGCTTGCGAAGACACAGTCAGATGCATTCTGGACTGCGGCCTCATGTCTGCACTATCTGTTCCAAATCATTCTCGCAGACATCAAATCTCAAACAG CATGAACGCACCCACTCTGGCGAGAGACCCTTCCGGTGCTCACACTGCAACAAGTGCTTCACACACTCTTCCAACCTCCAGCTCCATCTTCGCACACATTCCCCACAGAAGGACTTCAAATGCCCGTACTGTTCTAAAGAGTTCGTCATGCACTCATACTTGCAGAGGCACATCCGGACACACAGCAGTGCCCTCCCATTGCCCTCCCCGGAGGGCGCGGGCAAGGATGGCGTGTCGGTTAAAGCCAGCGTCGGAGGGGTTACAACTACCACCATGCTTCTCAACCCCATCACCCTGGAATCGTCGGGGAAAAACGGAAGCTTGATCGTCTCCCAGCCGGCTCTCAATATTCCCGTCAACACCTCTCAGAACTATTTCATGATTCAAACGGCCAGCGGCTTGCAGCTCATCCCCCTGTCAGCTCCCACACCACCCCCAGCCCCTCCGCCACCGCCACCACCTCCATCTCAGCCTCAGAACTTCTACCTGCTACAGTGCCCTTCGACCAATGGCTCTCAgtcaagtttgattttggtcCCCACAGCCAACCAACCTCCAGCACCCCTGGAGCCTGCGAGCGTCCCCGTGTTTCAGACTCTACAAGGATTCAACAGCCAAACACACTCTCAGGTTACCCAGTTTCCGGCAGTGTCCCCACAACACCAGCAGACCCGCATCATAATAcccaacaataataacaataccaACACCTCAGTCGCCTCCCTCCCGGCTGATTCTTTACTCCGTAGGCCCATTTTGGGAAAGAGCAACCGGACAGCAAGGGGTAGACGGGGCCGCAAACCAAAAACAGCTCTTCAGAAATCTGAGACAGCGAGCATGGATGTGACGAACTGTAACACAACCAGTGTAACGCAGCCTGATGGTACTATCACCAACTCGGGCTCATCACCGTCTTGCAGAGCCGTCATGTCTATCTGTACCCTTCCACCGTCAAACGCTCCTTTCCAAAGTCTCTCTTCTTCCAATGTTGTAGAATCCACTGAGGACACTTTGGAATCCACAACAGCCAGCATTTCTACAACTCCCAACACCCAAACACAATTAACTGATATGAATTCGGCGGGAACTTTCCCCGAGAAgcagtttgttttgtgtttcaatAATGAAGGACATGCAAAGGAGGGGGTGAATGTTGATGAGGGAGGAGAGTCATATGTGCTACAGTTTGAAGAAAGGGATGCCTCCTCTGAAGAGGCGGGGGGTGGAGGATTGGGTGGGCAGGGGAAGTCGCTTGTTTTGCAATTTGAGGCAAATGCACAAGATGGTGACAACAAGGGAGAAGGTAAAGGTGGAATGATGTCACTCCTACAGGAGTGGGGTGGGGAGAAGGGAGGGGAGAGTCAATCAGGAGAAGAGTGCGGCCAAGGGGGCTCATTTGTCTTCCACTTTCACACTGAGGAACAGGAAGGTGATCAGCCTCAAGTCGGTTTCAGCCAAGAAGACGACAGCAGCTTGCCGCTTTCCTGCACTTCTGCCCAAAGTCTCGTCCCCCTCCACGGTCAGCGTGTGCTGTTCGAAGTTGGCGATGACAACAAGATGGAACAAGGATCTGAGGAGGGTATGCAGATGATAGCCTTGATAGAACGTGAGGGGGGGATGATGGGAGAGGATGGTGGCAGTTGTAGCAATGCAGCTGGTGCTGGAGGTATCTTCCAACTGGAAGGGGGCGATGAAATTGTCATCATTGAGGTGAGCACAAGTAATTTAATAGAGGACAGAGTCGTCGATGTGGACATTTCACAGAACAACGATGTAAAATTTGAAGGTGAAAATGAAGGTGTTAAGGAAAAGTCTTCCAAAGAAAACTGTACAGATGATGCAGAGGTCCAGACATCAGAAGAACACGCAATAGGAAATGGACATATAACTAAGAGATGCACCACTCTTACTAATTGA
- the il11a gene encoding uncharacterized protein il11a isoform X2, whose protein sequence is MDKLSNQTKNLMKLTQELLREHAFDSDVEPHRFRTLPEMSNRSANDLNNLELKPTLSQLHADLKLYEHHFEWLNRVSKKHHHPALPKLAEVIKEMKSLINLLHRQMQRVDAPKLTPATPSLPPHLPYQFDVLQSSQELLHHFKLFCDWAYRAFISLKPKVSTTQ, encoded by the exons ATGGACAAGCTGTCCAACCAGACCAAAAACCTCATGAAGCTCACGCAAGAACTGCTG AGGGAGCATGCCTTCGACTCTGACGTGGAGCCTCACAGGTTCAGAACCCTGCCAGAAATGAGCAACAGATCTGCCAATGATCTCAACAACCTTGAG CTGAAGCCCACACTCTCTCAACTCCATGCAGACCTGAAGCTGTACGAGCACCACTTTGAGTGGCTCAACAGGGTGTCCAAGAAGCACCATCATCCCGCCTTGCCCAAGCTGGCAGAGGTGATCAAGGAAATGAAGTCGCTCATCAATCTTCTGCACCGTCAG ATGCAGAGAGTTGATGCACCGAAACTGACCCCCGCCACCCCCTCCCTGCCCCCGCACCTCCCTTACCAGTTTGATGTTCTGCAGTCCAGCCAGGAGCTCCTCCACCACTTCAAGCTTTTCTGCGATTGGGCATACAGAGCATTTATCAGCCTCAAGCCCAAAGTTTCCACAACCCAATGA
- the il11a gene encoding uncharacterized protein il11a isoform X1, which translates to MTAPPLLIASVLVFFAVLLDSSSSLLFSLLLAQLPVFTSASPVPHRRPSDMDKLSNQTKNLMKLTQELLREHAFDSDVEPHRFRTLPEMSNRSANDLNNLELKPTLSQLHADLKLYEHHFEWLNRVSKKHHHPALPKLAEVIKEMKSLINLLHRQMQRVDAPKLTPATPSLPPHLPYQFDVLQSSQELLHHFKLFCDWAYRAFISLKPKVSTTQ; encoded by the exons ATGACAGCGCCTCCCCTGCTAATTGCTTCCGTTTTGGTCTTCTTTGCAGTGCTTCTCGACTCCTCGTCATCTCTCCTCTTCTCGCTGCTATTGGCCCAGCTGCCTGTCTTCACGTCTGCCTCTCCGGTGCCTCATCGGCGACCCAGCGACATGGACAAGCTGTCCAACCAGACCAAAAACCTCATGAAGCTCACGCAAGAACTGCTG AGGGAGCATGCCTTCGACTCTGACGTGGAGCCTCACAGGTTCAGAACCCTGCCAGAAATGAGCAACAGATCTGCCAATGATCTCAACAACCTTGAG CTGAAGCCCACACTCTCTCAACTCCATGCAGACCTGAAGCTGTACGAGCACCACTTTGAGTGGCTCAACAGGGTGTCCAAGAAGCACCATCATCCCGCCTTGCCCAAGCTGGCAGAGGTGATCAAGGAAATGAAGTCGCTCATCAATCTTCTGCACCGTCAG ATGCAGAGAGTTGATGCACCGAAACTGACCCCCGCCACCCCCTCCCTGCCCCCGCACCTCCCTTACCAGTTTGATGTTCTGCAGTCCAGCCAGGAGCTCCTCCACCACTTCAAGCTTTTCTGCGATTGGGCATACAGAGCATTTATCAGCCTCAAGCCCAAAGTTTCCACAACCCAATGA